The Streptomyces hundungensis genome contains the following window.
CGGTGGTGACGGAGGGGGTGAGGTCCTGACCGTCGAACCAGTCGCCCAGGCGGCCGGTGGTGAGTCCGAAACCGATGGAGGGGATGGCGAGCACCCACAGGACGGCGTTCATGACGAGGGGCTGCTTGCCGTGGTCGGGGGCGTCGGCTCCCCGGCCGCGGAAGGTCAGCAGCCACAGGCGCATCGCGTACGCGGCGGTGAGGAGGGCGGTGAGCAGTCCGGCGATCAGCACGATCCAGCCGGCGCCGGACGGCGCGATCCGGCTCTCGCCGAGCGCGGTGTGCTCGGCGGCGGACAGCACGGCCTCCTTGGAGAAGAAGCCGGCGAAGGGAGGGATCGCGGCGAGCGCGAGCAGGGCGACGGTCATCGTCCAGTACGCGTCGGGGATCCTCTTGGCGAGGCCGCCCATGCGGGACATGGCGGTCAGCGAGTTGGTGCCGGCGGCGTGGATGACCACGCCCGCGGCGAGGAAGAGCAGCGCCTTGAAGGCGCCGTGCGACAGGAGGTGGAAGACGGCGGCCCCGCGGTCGCCGACGGCCAACGCGCCTGACAGATAACCGAGTTGGCCGATGGTGGAGTACGCGAGGACGCGCTTGATGTCGTCCTGGGCAAGGGCCGCGAGGCCCGAGCCGACCATGGTCAGCGCGGCCATCACGGCGAGCACGGTCATCGCGGCGGCGCTGGCGGCGAAGACGGGCAGCAGCCGGGCCACGAAGTAGATGCCGGCGGCGACCATCGTCGCGGCGTGGATCAACGCGGAGACCGGGGTCGGGCCGGCCATCGCGTCGGGCAGCCAGGTGTGCAGCGGGAACTGGGCGGACTTGCCGGCCACCCCGGCGAGCAGCAGCAGCGCGATGAGGGTGGGGTGGGCGATGGAGCCGGTGAGGGCGGCCTGGACGACGCCGGTGATCCGGAACGTACCGGCGTCGGTGGCGAGCGCGAACAGACCGATCAGGAAGGGGACGTCGCCGAGCTTGGTGACCAGGAAGGCCTTGAGCGAGGCGGCGCGCGCCTCGGGCGTCTCCCAGTAGTGGCCGACCAGGAAGTACGAGCAGATGCCCATGATCTCCCAGCCGACCAGCAGCACCATCAGGTCGCCGGAGTAGACGACGAGCAGCATCGCGGAGGTGAACAGGGAGACGAGCGCGGCGTACGAGGTGTAGCGCGGGTCGTCGCGCAGATAGCCGGTCGAGTAGAGCTGTACGCAGGTGGCGACCAGGCCGACCAGGACGGCGACCAGGGCCGCGAACCCGTCCAGGTGGAGGGCGAGTTCGATCGGTACGGAGCCGGTCGGGGTGAGCCGGGTGGCCGCGTCGATCGCCTTGCCGCCGCCCTGGTCGACGGCGACGACCACGGCGAGCACGAACGCGGCGAAGGTCGGCAGCACCGCGAGGGGGCGCACGAAGCCCGGGGCTCGGCGTCCGAGCAGCAGGCCGGCCGCGGCGCCCAGGAACGGGAGGAGGGGAACGAGGACGGCGAGGGTCGTGGTGGTCACGCGGCGGCCTCAGCCTTCTGTGCCGGGGCTGCGGGGTCTTCGGGGTCCGCCGGGTCGGGGCCGGAGCCCTCGGCGGTGTCGCGGAGCTTGTCGATGTCGGCCGTGCCGCGGTTGCGGTACACCGCGAGCACGATCGCCAGGCCGATGCCGATCTCGGCGGCGGCGATGGCGATGGTGAACAGGGTGAGCGCCTGGCCGGCGTGGAGGCTGTCACGCAGCCAGACGTCGAAGGCGACGAGGTTGAGGTTGACCGCGTTGAGCATCAGCTCGACGGACATCAGGACCAGGATCGCGTTGCGCCGCGCGAGCACACCGTAGAGGCCGACGCAGAACAGGAGGACGGCGAGCACGGCGGGATAGGCGAGGTGCATCAGCGCGACTCCGTCTCACGAGGGGCGGCGGCGCCGGTGCCGGGCGCGCCGGCGGCCGGGGTGTCGCCCAGGGCCGGGGTGTCGCCCGGGGCGCTCTTGCGGGACAGCACGATCGCACCCACCAGGGCGGCCAGCAGAAGCACGGACAGCGCCTCGAAGGGCAGCACCCAGTGCCGGAAGAGGATCTCTCCGGACACCTTGGTGGAGCCCTGGGCGGGCCCGTCGAACTCGATCCAGCTCGTGCGGAAGGCGTCCACCACGACCCAGACCAGGGTCCCGGCGGCGGCGACGGCCACCGCGAGGGCCACCCAGCGGTTGCCGGAGTCGGCGTCCGGGGAGCGGCCGATGGGGGCCCTGGTGAGCATCAGACCGAACAGGAGGAGCACCACGATCGAACCGACGTAGATGAGGACCTGCACCCAGGCGATGAACTCGGCGGTGAGCAGCAGGTATTCCACGGCGAGGCCACCGAGCGCCACGACCAGCCACAGGGCGGCGTGCACCAGCTGCTGCGTCGTGACGGTCATGACGGCCGCGCCGAGGGTGGCGATGCCGACGAGCAGGAAGGCGATCTCCACACCGGTCGGCGACAGGAAGCCCTGGGGCGCGGTGAGGGCCGCCTGGGCCAGGATCGCGCTCACGCCTGCCCTCCCTCGGGGCCGGGGTTCTGCACAGGGCCGGGGTCCTGCCCGGGGCGGGTGGGCCCGGCGCCCTCCTCGGCCTGCGCGGCCTGCGCGGCTTCGGCGGCCTGTGCCGCTTCGGCGGCCTGCGCGGCGGCCAGTTTGTCGGCGCTCTTGCGGGCGGCGGCGAACTCCTTCGGCTCCTCGGCGCCGGGGTCGAGCGCGGGCGGGGCCGGGACCGTCCACATCCAGTCGCGCAGCTTGTCGCGCTCGTGGGTGAGTTCGTGGATGTCCGTCTCCGCGTACTCGAACTCCGGGGACCAGAACAGCGCGTCGAAGGGACACACCTCGATGCAGATACCGCAGTACATGCAGAGCGAGAAGTCGATGGCGAAACGGTCGAGGACGTTGCGGCTGCGTTCGCGGCCGCCCTCGACGGCGGCCGGGACCGTCTCCTTGTGGGAGTCGATGTAGATGCACCAGTCGGGGCACTCGCGGGCGCACAACATGCAGACCGTGCAGTTCTCCTCGAACAGGCCGATCACGCCCCGGCTGCGGGGCGGGAGTTCGGGCTGGACGTCGGGGTACTGCGCGGTGACGGTCTTCTTCGTCATCGTGCGGAGCGTCACGGCGAGGCCCTTGGCGAGGCCGGAACCGGGGATGGGCATTAGCTGATCGCCACCTTCACGATGCCGGTGAGCGCGATCTGCGCGAGGGCGAGCGGGATGAGCGTGGTCCAGGCGAGCTTCTGCAACTGGTCCTCGCGGAGCCGGGGGTAGCTGACCCGGAGCCAGATCACGACGAAGGCGAGCACGGCCGTCTTGAGCAGGGTCCACACCCAGCCCAGACCGTCCGCGCCCCACGGGCCGTGCCAGCCGCCCAGGAACAGGACGGTGGTCAGACCGCACAGGACGACGATTCCGGCGTACTCGGCGAGCAGGAACAGCGCGAAGCGCAGACCCGTGTACTCGGTGTACGCGCCGAAGATGATCTCGGAGTCGGCGACGGGCATGTCGAAGGGGGGCCGCTGGAGTTCGGCGAGGCCGGCGACGAAGAAGACCAGCGCGCCGACGATCTGCCACGGCAGCCACCACCAGTGGAAGGCGTTGAGGATGCCGGGCAGCGAGACCGTGCCGGCCGCCATCGCCACGGAGGCGGCGGCGAGCAGCATCGGCAGCTCGTACGCGAGGAGCTGGGCGGCGGTGCGCAAGCCGCCGAGCAGGGAGAACTTGTTGGCCGACGCCCAGCCCGCCATGAGCGAGCCGAGCACGCCCACGCCCATCACGGCGAGCACGAAGAAGATGCCGGCGTCGACGACCTGGCCGACCGCGCCCTCGCTCGGGCCGATGGGGATGGCCACCAGGACGAGGAGGTAGGGCAACAGGGCGACGGCGGGCGCGAGTTGGAAGATGCGGCGGTCGGCGGCGGCCGGTACGACGTCCTCCTTCTGGGCGAACTTCACGCCGTCCGCGACGAGTTGGGCCCAGCCGTGAAAGCCACCGGCGTACATCGGGCCGAGCCGGCCCTGCATGTGCGCCATCACCTTGTGCTCGGTCTGCCCCACGACGAGCGGGAGGACCAGGAACACGACGAAGACGACGACCAGCCTGAGGGCGACGTCGAGTGCGTCATTCACGCGGCTCGCCTCCGGCGGGGTCAGTTGGTTCGGCGGGGTCGGTTGGTTCGGCTGCACCGGTTCCGGTATCCGGGGCGTCTTCGGCCTCGGACTCCTCGTCGGCGAAGGCAGGTTGGGGGTTGTGCCAGGGGGCGTCCGAACTACGCGTCCGGGGCGGCGCGGCGGGCTGCGCTTTCGCGCCCTCACCCTGCTGCGAGGCGGACCCCTCGCTCACACTTCGGCTCCGCCGGGGACGAGGGGCCGGGGCGTTCGACGCCTCGGAGGCCCCGGGTACCTCAGGTGCCTCAGGGGCGACCGTGCCCTCGGGGGGTTCCGGGGTCGTCGCCTGGGAAGCCGAGCCCTCGCTTGCCGTGCGGGTGCGCCGGGGGCGTACGGCAGAGGCTTCCGAAGGCGTGGGCTCCGGAGCCGCGGCGCCGGCCGGAGCCGTCGCCCCTTCCAGGCCGGCCGGGGTCACCGGGGCTTCCGGGACCTCTGGGCTGGCCTGGACCGCCGGGGTGGCCGGGGTCACCGGGGATTCCGGGGTGACCGGGGCCACCGGAGCCGGGGTCGCCGGAGCCGGGGTCGCCGGAGCCGGGGTCGCCAGGCTCGGCGCGCTCTCCGTACCGACCCCCGGGGTCGCCTGGGAAGCCGAGCCCTCCGAGACGCTCCTGGCGCGCCGGACCGGGCGGTCGCCCGCGGGCCGCGCCGGGCGTTCGGCGGCACCGGTCCCGGCACCCGCACCCGCCGCGCGCGGGGTGCGGGTCGGGCGGGCCGGGGCGGGGGGGAGCTGGCCCTTGAGGGGGCCCCATTCGTTCGGGTCGGGGACGCCGGGCGGGAGCATCTGGCGGCGCTTGGGGCCGCCGTGCTCCGACTCCCCCGGCTCCTTCGCGCCGGGCCACGCCTTGGCGACGCGGGCGGCGAGCACGAAGTCCTTGCGCAGGGGGTGGCCCTCGAAGTTCTCCGGCAGGAGCAGCGGCACCAGGTGCGGGTGGTCGGTGAAGTCGACGCCGAACATCTCGTGGGTCTCGCGCTCGTGCCAGGCCGCGCCCGCGTACACGTCGATGGCGGACGGCAGCACGGGGGCCGCGTGCGGGACGGTCGTGCGCACCAGCAGACGGCGGACCCGGCCCTCGCCCAGCGCGACGACATGGGCGCAGACCCGGAAGCCTGTGCCGGGTTCGTCGACCGCGCTCAGCCAGTCGAAGTAGGTGCAGCCCACCGAGTCGCGGGCGGTGAGGAGCGCGGCGATCCAGGAGTCGGCGGGCACGTCGACGGTGAGCAGCCCGTAGGCCTCCTCCGCCGTGGCGTCCGGGCCGAAGATTTCGGCGACGCCGTCGGGCAGGCTGTCGTACGCACTCACGCCCGGCCCTCCCCGGGAGTGGGCGGGGCGGCGACCAGCCCGCTGGTGAGCTGGGCCGGGGTGGCCGCGTTCGCGTACCGCTCGCCGAGCGACTCGCGGGCGATCTTCTCCTGGAGCTTGAGGATGCCCTGGAGCAGCGCCTCGGGCCGGGGCGGGCAGCCGGGCACGTACACGTCGACCGGGATGATCTGGTCCACGCCCTTGGTCACCGAGTACGAATCCCAGTACGGGCCGCCGCAGTTGGAGCAGGCGCCGAAGGAGATGACGTACTTGGGCTCGGGCATCTGCTCGTAGAGCCGCTTGACCGCGGGCGCCATCTTGTCCGTCACCGTGCCGGAGACGATCATGAGGTCGGCCTGGCGCGGTCCCGGCGCGAAGGGGATCACGCCGAGCCGGATGAAGTCGTGGCGGGCCATGGAGGCCGCGATGAACTCGATGGCACAGCAGGCGAGGCCGAAGTTGAAGACCCACAGGCTGTAGCGGCGGCCCCAGTTGAGGACCACCTTCATCGGCTCGGGGGCCAGGCGCGAGAGCACGCCCAGCTTCTTCGGCTCGGGCAGCAGCACGGGCTGCGACGCGGATCCGGGGCTCGTCACGTCCATTCCAGGACGCCCTTCTTCCATGCGTAGAGCAGTCCCACGGCCAGGAAGCCGAGGAAGATGAACATCTCGACGAGGGTGGCCGCGCCGTAACCCGGCGCCGCGAAGACGGTCGCCCAGGGGAAGAGGAAGATCGAGTCGACGGCGAAGATGACGTACAGGAAGGCGTAGACGTAGTAGCGGACCTGGGTGTGGGCCCAGCCCTCGCCGACCGGGTCGACGCCGCACTCGTACGTCAGGAGCTTCTCCGGCGTCGGCACGACCGGTCGCAGCAGCCGCCCGGCCCCGAAGGCCACGGCGACGAACACCACGCCGACCACGGCGAGCAGGCCGACGACCGCATAGCTGTGGAAGTAGTCGGCAGCCAACACCGGCATCTGGCGCCCGGTCGGTTCCGGCACGTCGCGCCCCTCGCTCCCTGGCCTCGATGATCTCGTCGCGCCCTGTTCGACGCTGTGTACGGACGGGAGTCTAGGCCCTGCTGGGGGGTGTCTCACGGTGTGGGCCACGGGGGTGGGGTTTTCCCCCGTACAAGAGGGTGCGGCACCCCATGGCGCCGCCGATCGTGGCCCGGCAGGCTTGGCGCCATGACCAGGACTCTCCGCGAACATCAGCGGTACGCAGCAGAACAGCCGGGCGGCCCCGCCGGTGACGAGCGGGCCGACCCGCCCGCCGTGCGGTTCGCCTATGAGCGGGACACCTGGAAGGAGGTCGCGCACCTCCTCGGCAACTTCCCGATGGGGTTGATCGGCTTCATCTACGTCGTGGTGATGGTGGTGCTCGGCGTCGGCCTGTCGGTGACCGTGGTCGGTCTGCCCCTGCTCGCCACCGGCCTGCTCGGCGCGCGCCAGCTCGGCAAGGCCGAACGCGCCCGCGCCCGGGTCCTGTTGGGGGTGCGGATCGAGGAGCCCACCCCGATCCCCGCGAGCCCGAGCAAGCACGGCGGTTTCTTCCCCTGGCTGTGGACGAGCCTGCGGGACCCGGTGGCCTGGCGCAATGTGCTGTACGAGTTCGTACGGCTGCCCTGGGGGATCCTCACCTTCACGGTCACCCTGCTCTCCCTCTTCCTGGCGTGGCCGGTGCTCGGCTTCATCGCGCGGGGTCTCACCAACGCCGACCGCGTGATGGTCCGTGCGCTGCTGTCGCCCTCCGACAGCTTGGAGCGGCGGATCGCGGAGCTGGAGTCCGACCGGGGTGTGGTCGTCGACACCGCCGCCGCCGATCTGCGGCGCATCGAGCGCGATCTGCACGACGGTGCGCAGGCCCGTCTGGTGGCCCTCGCCATGGGCCTCGGCCTCGCCAAGGAGAAGCTCCTGGAGGACCCGGACACGGCGGCCGCGATGGTCGACGAGGCGCACGGCGAGGTGAAGCTGGCCCTCCAGGAGCTGCGCGACCTGGCCCGCGGCATCCACCCGGCGGTCCTCACCGACCGGGGCCTGGACGCGGCCCTGTCCTCGGTCGCCTCCCGTTGCACCGTCCCGGTGAAGGTCGCGGTCGACCTGCCGGGGCGGCCCGCCCCGGCCATCGAGGGCATCGCGTACTTCACCGTCTCGGAGCTCCTCCAGAACGTCAGCAAGCACAGCCGGGCGCGGGCCGCCTCGGTCGAGGTGTGGCGCAGTGCGGACCGGCTGCTGATCCAGGTCGAGGACGACGGCGCGGGCGGCGCGCGCCTCGACCGCGGGACCGGCATGGCGGGTCTGGCCGAGCGCCTCGGCGCGGTGGACGGGCTGCTCGTGCTCGATTCGCCGGTCGGCGGCCCGACCGTCGTCACGGCCGAACTGCCGTGGCGCGACCGGGGTCCCCAGGAGTGACAGGGCGCCGGGGGGTAGGGAAAACCCCCGGTCGAAGAGGGTGACCGGCCGCATGGTCGGGGGCGGCCGCACAGGCCAAGCTGGTGTTCACAGGGGGCGGCTCGCAACCACGAGGGCCGCGCATCGACGCGAGGGACGGACAGGGCGATGAGCATGGACACCGATCACGGGTACGGCGTGGCGCGGTCGGCGGGGCCGCGGCGACACCTGGTTCCGCCGGTGCTGCGCGCGCCGTTGGAGGGCCGCACCTTCCGCGAGTTCGGGTATCTGCTGCTCAGCCTGCCGATCAGCATCGTGCTGTTCTGCTGGGCGGTGACCGCGGTGTCGCTGAGCGCCGGTCTCCTTGTCACCTTCATCGGCATCCCGCTGATGGCGGTGACCCTGATGGGCTGCCGGGCGTTCGGCGTGATGGAGCGGGCCCGGGCGCGGGCGCTGCTCGGGGTCGACATCGCCGAGCCGCGGCCGGTGCGCTCGCGCGGCGGTCTGATGCCGTGGATCGGCGGGGTCCTCAAGAGCGGCGTCTCCTGGCGCCACCTGCTGTACTCGGTGATCCACTTCCCGTGGGCGATCGCCGCCTTCTGCACGACGCTGACGCTCTGGACGACGGGCTGGGCGCTCTTCACGTATCCGCTGTGGCGGTGGGTCTTCCCCATGTACGCGGGCCAGGCCGGCCTCCAGCTCTACGGGGACGACCACCACCGGGTCTATCTGGACGCGCCGGGCGAGATCGCCCTGACCTCTGCGGCGGGCCTGCTCATCACGCTGGTCACGCCGTGGCTGATCCGCGGTTTCGCCGCGGTGGACCGGCTGATGGTGGTGGGGCTGCTCAGCCCGTCGCGTCTTGAGGAGCGGGTCACCGAGCTGGAGTCGGACCGGGGGGTCGTGGTGGACACCTCGGCGGCCGACCTGCGGCGCATCGAGCGCGATCTGCACGACGGCGCGCAGGCCCGTCTGGTGGCCCTCGCCATGGACCTGGGTCTGGCGAAGGAGAAGCTGACCGAGGATCCGCAGGCGGCGGCGCGGATGGTGGGCGAGGCGCACGGCGAGGTGAAGGTCGCCCTCCAGGAGCTGCGCGATCTGGCCCGCGGCATCCACCCGGCGGTCCTCACCGACCGCGGCCTGGACGCGGCCCTGTCCTCCGTCGCATCGCGCTGCACGGTCCCGGTGCAGGTGGAGGTGGACCTGCCGGCCCGCCCGGTCCCGGCCATCGAGGGCATCGCGTACTTCACCGTCTCCGAACTCCTCCAGAACGTCAGCAAGCACAGCGGCGCGAGCCGGGCCACCGTGGATGTGTGGCGGTCCGGCGACCGGCTGATGCTCCAGGTCGCCGACAACGGGCGCGGCGGCGCGGACGCGGCGGCGGGGTCGGGTCTCGCGGGGCTCGCCGAGCGTCTGGACGCGGTGGACGGAATCCTCGCCGTCGACTCCCCGCCCGGCGGCCCCACCACGATCACGGCCGAACTGCCGTGGCGCGCCTAGCCCTTACGGCCGCACGGCGAAGCCCCTCCCCTTCCTGACGGCCCCCCCGCCCGGGTGCGTCGCGCCCCCACCACGCGGTGCTCGCGCCGACCCCTTCACCCCTCGCCCCCGTACCCCCGGGGTCGGGGGGATTTTGCCTGGCGGACGCGGATTCCCGGCCGGATGCTGAGATGCTGGATCGGCACAACGCCATGGCTTGCGCAGAGCTGTGGGGCACGCGCCCGACGGGTGCGCGCCTGAGGAGCAACGAGGCCCAGGGGGCTACAGAGTCGTGGAGGACAGGGTGCGGGTGGTCATCGCCGAGGATTCGGTACTGCTTCGGGAGGGCCTGACCCGGCTGCTGACCGACCGGGGCCACGACGTCGTCGCGGGAGTCGGCGACGGGGTGGCGCTCGTCAAGACCGTGGGGGAGCTCGCCGACCAGGGCGCGCTGCCCGATGTCGTGGTGGCGGACGTGCGGATGCCGCCGACCCACACCGACGAGGGCGTGCGCGCGGCGGTGCACTTGCGCGCCCTGTATCCGGGGATCGGCGTCCTGGTGCTCAGCCAGTACGTCGAGGAGCAGTACGCGACCGAGCTGCTGGCCGGGTCGAGCCGGGGCGTGGGCTATCTGCTCAAGGACCGGGTCGCGGAGGTGCGGGAGTTCGTCGAGGCCGTGGTGCGGGTCGCCCAGGGCGGCACCGCCCTGGACCCCGAGGTCGTGGCCCAGCTCCTGGGACGCAGCCGCAAGCAGGACGTCCTGGCCAATCTGACCCCGCGTGAGCGGGAGGTGCTGGGGCTGATGGCGGAGGGGCGGACGAACTCGGCGATCGCCAAGCAGCTCGTCGTCAGCGACGGCGCCGTCGAGAAGCACGTGAGCAACATCTTCCTGAAGCTGGGACTCTCGCCGAGTGACGGGGATCACCGTCGCGTACTCGCGGTGTTGACCTACATCAATTCATGACGATCTGCGACCCTGTCGAGGATCGAGCGGAACCCAGCCGACGGGGCCGAAACTCGGTCGCCGGGCCGGATCGAGCCACCGCTCACGGGGCTTTTTCGGCACGTGCGACCCAGAACCGGAGAAGGATCGCTGGGCGTGTTGACAGATGAGGCCGGGGGGCGAAGGCATCGTGGCATTACAGGGCAGTAGGGCGTCTCAAAAGAGCGTCCACCATATGAGCGGTCCAGGGAAGGCGACCCTTACCGACGTAGGGTGGGCCTTGGCGCTACCGGTCGGCCGGACGCGCCCGAGCAGCCCGCCCGAGGGAGGTCCAGTTCAGTGACCAGCCAGGTCAGTAGCCCAGCCGAGCAGACCGACGGAGCCGATGAGGCCGTCGTCGGGGAGCAGCGCAGGCCCGCCGGCGAGAAGGAAGTCAGGCGCCTCGACCGGGTCATCATCCGTTTCGCGGGTGACTCGGGCGACGGCATGCAGCTCACCGGTGACCGGTTCACGTCGGAGACGGCGACGTTCGGAAACGACTTGTCGACGCTGCCGAACTTCCCGGCCGAGATCCGGGCGCCTGCCGGAACACTGCCGGGCGTGTCGAGCTTCCAGCTCCACTTCGCCGATCACGACATCCTGACGCCGGGCGACGCGCCGAACGTCCTGGTGGCGATGAACCCGGCGGCACTGAAGGCGAACCTGGCGGACGTGCCGCGCGGCGCCGAGATCATCGTGAACACGGACGAGTTCGCCAAGCGCGCGATGGCCAAGGTCGGCTACGACACCTCTCCCCTGGAGGACGGCTCGCTGTCGGCGTACAACGTGCACCCGGTGCCGTTGACGACGCTGACGATCGAGGCGCTCAAGGAGTTCGGTCTCTCCCGCAAGGAGGCCGAGCGCTCGAAGAACATGTTCGCCCTTGGCCTGCTCTCCTGGATGTACCACCGGCCCACCGAGGGCACGGAGAAGTTCCTGCGGGCCAAGTTCGCGAAGAAGCCCGAGATCGCCGAGGCCAACGTCGCGGCGTTCCGCGCGGGGTGGAACTTCGGCGAGACCACCGAGGACTTCGCGGTCTCCTACGAGGTCGCCCCCGCCACCAAGGCGTTCCCCGCGGGCACGTACCGCAACATCTCCGGGAACCTGGCGCTGTCGTACGGACTGATCGCGGCGGCCCAACAGGCGGACCTGCCGCTGTACTTGGGCTCGTACCCGATCACGCCGGCCTCGGACATCCTGCACGAGCTGTCGCGGCACAAGAACTTCGGGGTGCGCACCTTCCAGGCGGAGGACGAGATCGCCGGGATCGGCGCGGCCCTGGGCGCGGCGTTCGGCGGCTCGCTCGCCGTCACCACCACCTCGGGCCCGGGCGTGGCGCTGAAGTCCGAGGCGATCGGGCTCGCGGTCTCCCTGGAGCTGCCGCTCCTGATCGTGGACATCCAGCGCGGCGGCCCCTCGACGGGCCTGCCGACCAAGACCGAGCAGGCCGACCTGCTCCAGGCGATGTACGGGCG
Protein-coding sequences here:
- a CDS encoding 2-oxoacid:acceptor oxidoreductase subunit alpha; the protein is MTSQVSSPAEQTDGADEAVVGEQRRPAGEKEVRRLDRVIIRFAGDSGDGMQLTGDRFTSETATFGNDLSTLPNFPAEIRAPAGTLPGVSSFQLHFADHDILTPGDAPNVLVAMNPAALKANLADVPRGAEIIVNTDEFAKRAMAKVGYDTSPLEDGSLSAYNVHPVPLTTLTIEALKEFGLSRKEAERSKNMFALGLLSWMYHRPTEGTEKFLRAKFAKKPEIAEANVAAFRAGWNFGETTEDFAVSYEVAPATKAFPAGTYRNISGNLALSYGLIAAAQQADLPLYLGSYPITPASDILHELSRHKNFGVRTFQAEDEIAGIGAALGAAFGGSLAVTTTSGPGVALKSEAIGLAVSLELPLLIVDIQRGGPSTGLPTKTEQADLLQAMYGRNGEAPVPVVAPRTPADCFDAAMDAARIALAYRTPVFLLSDGYLANGSEPWRVPEIDELPDLRVQFTTGPNHTLADGTEVFWPYKRDPHTLARPWAVPGTPGLEHRIGGIEKQDGTGNISYDPANHDFMVRIRQAKIDGVEVPDVSVDDPDGARTLVLGWGSTYGPITAAVRRLRAQGEPIAQAHLRHINPFPKNLGEILARYDKVVVPEMNLGQLATLIRAKYLVDAHSYNQVNGMPFKAEQLATVLKEAIHA